A stretch of Balaenoptera ricei isolate mBalRic1 chromosome 9, mBalRic1.hap2, whole genome shotgun sequence DNA encodes these proteins:
- the LOC132371284 gene encoding AP-2 complex subunit sigma-like, giving the protein MICFILIQNLVGKTHLVKWYVQFNDSEKPKLIEEVHATRVTVGDAKTPNFVEILNKYCDDVCELSAFTSKVYSVTDLTLVTSKICETSQMKVLKQRLRLQSLESMPGDHL; this is encoded by the exons ATGATCTGCTTCATCCTCATCCAGAACCTGGTGGGCAAGACACATCTAGTCAAGTGGTACGTGCAGTTTAATGACAGTGAGAAACCAAAGTTGATAGAGGAGGTGCACGCCACCAGAGTCACTGTTGGAGATGCCAAAACACCAA ACTTTGTGGAGATCTTAAACAAATATTGCGACGATGTTTGTGAATTGTCTGCTTTTACATCCAAGGTTTATTCAGTGACAGACTTGACGTTGGTGACTAGCAAGATCTGTGAGACCAGCCAGATGAAGGTGCTGAAACAGCGGCTGAGGCTGCAGTCCCTGGAGTCCATGCCCGGGGACCACCTCTGA